The Lysobacter capsici genome has a segment encoding these proteins:
- a CDS encoding M16 family metallopeptidase encodes MRYFPVSLAVAVAVLSCLSLQATAAASGPSALEPAYETSLPPAPAFTQRTLANGLRVYAMRDTSVSEVAVNVWYDVGGKDDPKGRSGLAHLFEHLMFKSSRNLPAGGFTGLAEDVGGSNDASTEDDYTRYFETVPAAYLERMLFAEADRMAGLVVDAPTLASERKVVKEEIGTRVQSQAYGRLVQEYLPALSYARLPYARPAIGCGDDLDAATLEEVRAFHATYYRPDNAVLVVAGHFDPEQLDRWIDRYFAPIARPATPIPRVDLSEPPRETASRQTVYEPATPLPAVVKSYPLPRDDHADTPALMVLDALLSAGASARLNAHLVRQRSLAQSASTRFERRRLGGYLAVYAILAGDVDVDAGEAALSEEVAKLRDAPVTAEELSRAKNQLLTAALRSRETPDGRAMALGRAVLVAGDARADQRQLAAALAVSAADVQRVANTYLLERRAATLRYLPIDAAPAGTKGDTIAVRPTVVETTLTPAPDLPVVTLAPPDERIALPAAGPAVLPTIPAPLEWRLRNGLRVVLVEKRGAPLLTLAMVTPDGSASDPLGRAGLAELGTALMTTGRAAASNGDIAARVEALGGSLGSGAGLDAASVTLNVGAASRSAALAILADIVRRPAFAADDIERARGQALDALDGYGEDPMRIARRVASRAVFGDAPYGRPSSGTAASLKAITRDDLAAAHARAWQPARASLVMVGDVSAAQARELAEAAFGDWRVDAVGEASPPQATSTPKPRVIVVDMPEVSQAAIVVARPALARNDPDWYAALVANAALGGGSASRLNAELRYKRALTYDAGSVLSQTRQPGSLVAATLTRPEVAASAVELILAELRRLGAEPMDAAELQARKQLVIGEFSRRVGTGAGVAGLIGDHAAQAMALSELDRFIAAVERVTPQAVRQAARRSFDPDGASIVVVGDAKRFADALRKTHPRVESMSVSDALR; translated from the coding sequence GTGCGGTATTTCCCCGTCTCTTTGGCCGTCGCGGTCGCCGTCCTGTCGTGCCTGAGCCTGCAGGCGACAGCCGCAGCATCCGGACCGTCCGCGCTCGAACCCGCGTACGAAACTTCGCTTCCGCCGGCGCCGGCCTTCACCCAACGCACCCTCGCCAACGGCCTGCGCGTCTACGCGATGCGCGACACCTCGGTGTCCGAGGTCGCGGTCAACGTGTGGTACGACGTCGGCGGCAAGGACGATCCGAAAGGCCGCTCCGGCCTGGCGCATCTGTTCGAACACCTGATGTTCAAGTCCAGCCGCAACCTGCCGGCGGGCGGTTTCACCGGCCTGGCCGAGGACGTCGGCGGCAGCAACGACGCGTCCACCGAAGACGACTACACCCGCTATTTCGAGACCGTGCCGGCCGCGTACCTGGAACGCATGCTATTCGCCGAGGCCGATCGCATGGCCGGTCTGGTCGTCGACGCGCCGACGCTCGCATCCGAACGCAAGGTGGTGAAGGAAGAAATCGGCACGCGCGTGCAGTCGCAGGCCTACGGTCGTCTGGTCCAGGAGTATCTGCCGGCGCTGTCGTACGCGCGCCTGCCGTATGCGCGTCCGGCGATCGGGTGCGGCGACGATCTCGACGCCGCCACGCTCGAGGAAGTTCGCGCGTTTCATGCCACCTATTACCGACCCGACAACGCGGTGCTGGTGGTCGCCGGCCATTTCGATCCGGAACAACTGGATCGCTGGATCGATCGCTACTTCGCGCCGATTGCGCGTCCCGCCACGCCGATCCCGCGCGTCGACTTGTCAGAACCGCCGCGCGAAACCGCCAGCCGCCAGACCGTCTACGAACCGGCGACGCCATTGCCGGCGGTGGTCAAGAGTTATCCCTTGCCGCGTGACGATCATGCCGATACGCCGGCGTTGATGGTGCTCGATGCGTTGTTGTCGGCCGGCGCGAGCGCGCGGCTCAATGCGCATCTGGTCCGGCAGCGTTCGCTCGCGCAGAGTGCGTCGACCCGGTTCGAACGGCGCAGGCTCGGCGGCTATCTGGCGGTCTACGCGATCCTCGCCGGCGATGTCGACGTGGATGCCGGCGAAGCCGCGTTGAGCGAAGAGGTGGCGAAACTGCGCGACGCGCCGGTGACGGCGGAGGAACTGAGCCGGGCGAAGAACCAGTTGCTGACCGCGGCGCTGCGCAGCCGCGAGACCCCCGACGGCCGGGCCATGGCGCTGGGTCGCGCGGTGTTGGTCGCTGGCGATGCGCGCGCCGATCAGCGTCAGCTGGCCGCGGCCTTGGCGGTGAGCGCGGCCGATGTACAGCGCGTGGCCAATACTTATCTGCTCGAGCGCCGCGCCGCGACCCTGCGCTATCTGCCGATCGACGCGGCGCCGGCCGGAACCAAGGGCGACACCATCGCGGTCCGGCCGACGGTGGTCGAAACCACGCTGACGCCCGCGCCTGACCTGCCGGTCGTGACCCTGGCGCCGCCGGACGAACGCATCGCATTGCCGGCCGCGGGGCCGGCGGTGCTGCCGACGATTCCCGCGCCGCTCGAATGGCGCCTGCGCAACGGCCTGCGCGTGGTGCTGGTGGAAAAACGCGGCGCGCCGCTGCTGACCTTGGCGATGGTGACGCCCGACGGCAGCGCCAGCGATCCGCTCGGACGCGCGGGTCTGGCCGAGCTGGGCACGGCGCTGATGACCACGGGTCGCGCCGCTGCATCGAACGGCGACATCGCCGCTCGGGTCGAAGCGCTAGGCGGCAGCCTCGGCAGCGGCGCCGGCCTGGATGCGGCCTCGGTCACCTTGAACGTCGGCGCGGCGTCGCGCTCGGCCGCGCTCGCGATCCTCGCCGACATCGTGCGTCGTCCGGCGTTCGCCGCCGACGATATCGAACGCGCGCGCGGTCAGGCGCTGGATGCGCTCGACGGCTACGGCGAAGACCCGATGCGGATCGCGCGCCGCGTTGCGTCGCGCGCGGTGTTCGGCGATGCGCCTTACGGCCGGCCATCATCCGGCACGGCGGCGAGCTTGAAAGCCATCACCCGCGACGACCTCGCCGCCGCGCATGCGCGCGCCTGGCAACCCGCGCGCGCGAGTCTGGTCATGGTCGGCGATGTCAGCGCGGCGCAAGCGCGCGAGCTCGCCGAAGCGGCGTTCGGCGATTGGCGGGTCGATGCGGTCGGTGAAGCATCGCCGCCGCAGGCGACCTCGACGCCCAAGCCGCGGGTGATCGTGGTCGACATGCCCGAGGTGAGTCAGGCCGCGATCGTCGTCGCCCGGCCCGCGCTCGCGCGCAACGATCCCGACTGGTACGCGGCCTTGGTCGCCAACGCCGCCCTCGGCGGCGGCAGCGCCTCGCGCCTGAATGCCGAACTGCGCTACAAGCGCGCATTGACCTACGACGCCGGCAGCGTATTGAGCCAGACCCGTCAGCCCGGTTCGCTGGTCGCGGCCACCTTGACCCGACCTGAGGTGGCCGCGAGCGCGGTCGAACTGATCCTGGCCGAACTGCGCCGGCTCGGCGCCGAGCCGATGGACGCGGCCGAATTGCAGGCGCGCAAGCAACTGGTGATCGGCGAATTCAGCCGCAGGGTCGGCACCGGCGCGGGCGTGGCCGGCCTGATCGGCGATCACGCCGCGCAGGCGATGGCCTTGAGCGAACTCGACCGATTCATCGCCGCGGTGGAGCGGGTCACGCCGCAGGCGGTGCGGCAGGCGGCGCGGCGATCGTTCGATCCGGACGGCGCTAGCATCGTCGTGGTCGGAGACGCCAAACGCTTCGCCGATGCATTGCGCAAGACGCATCCGCGGGTCGAATCGATGTCGGTGAGCGACGCGCTGCGTTGA
- a CDS encoding OsmC family protein, with the protein MPDSNLVVPSVHAASAAAPYRVDLRDDLGHLWQADEPADLGGGDTAPSPERLLLSSLGACTAITVRMYAARKQWPLTEVRVELQFNPNGKPEAGTELTRVVSLHGDLSDEQRQRLLQIANACPIHKVLTGEVRIATSLQAAVGSNEAAPTTGVSP; encoded by the coding sequence ATGCCCGACTCCAACCTCGTGGTTCCCAGCGTGCATGCCGCCAGCGCGGCCGCGCCGTACCGGGTCGACCTGCGCGACGATCTCGGCCATCTGTGGCAAGCCGACGAGCCGGCCGATCTGGGCGGCGGCGACACCGCGCCGTCGCCCGAGCGCTTGCTGCTGTCGAGCCTGGGCGCCTGCACCGCGATCACCGTGCGCATGTACGCGGCGCGCAAGCAGTGGCCGTTGACCGAGGTGCGGGTCGAGCTGCAGTTCAATCCCAACGGCAAGCCCGAGGCCGGTACCGAGCTGACCCGCGTCGTTTCCTTGCACGGCGATCTGTCCGACGAACAGCGCCAACGCTTGCTGCAGATCGCCAACGCCTGTCCGATCCACAAGGTGCTGACCGGCGAGGTGCGCATCGCGACCTCGTTGCAGGCGGCGGTCGGGTCGAACGAAGCCGCGCCGACCACAGGAGTATCGCCATGA
- a CDS encoding pirin family protein, protein MSRPEASAEPVRSSDGAQCAGQPVLERIATRSREIAPGFEVHRAVPSRTRRKVGAWCFLDHAGPIQHGPGAGPAVGPHPHIGLQTFTWMLEGEVLHRDSLGSEQLIRPGQVNLMTAGRGIVHAEEPPDGNAGRVHLTQLWIALPDAQRQREPSFHHYPDLPILERGGFRITVLAGEALGERAPARVFTPLVGIDLAASAAASTELPLTPGFEHAVLCLQGEIEVEGERIEADTLLYLGLGRDTLRLRCDGAARLLLIGGEPLEEDLLMWWNFVARTPEEVLQASEDWNAGRYFGDVPGTTLERIPAPVPANLNLKAQR, encoded by the coding sequence ATGAGCCGTCCCGAAGCGTCCGCCGAACCGGTGCGCAGCAGCGACGGCGCGCAATGCGCCGGCCAGCCCGTGCTGGAACGCATCGCCACGCGCAGCCGCGAGATCGCGCCGGGCTTCGAAGTGCATCGCGCGGTGCCGTCGCGGACCCGGCGCAAGGTCGGCGCCTGGTGTTTTCTCGATCATGCCGGCCCGATCCAGCACGGTCCCGGCGCCGGTCCCGCGGTCGGCCCGCATCCGCATATCGGCCTGCAGACCTTCACCTGGATGCTCGAAGGCGAAGTGCTGCATCGCGACAGCCTGGGTTCGGAGCAGCTCATCCGTCCCGGCCAGGTCAATCTGATGACCGCCGGCCGCGGCATCGTGCACGCCGAAGAGCCGCCCGACGGCAACGCCGGCCGCGTGCATCTGACGCAATTGTGGATCGCGCTGCCCGACGCGCAGCGGCAGCGTGAGCCGTCGTTCCATCACTACCCCGACTTGCCGATCCTCGAGCGCGGCGGCTTTCGCATCACCGTGCTGGCCGGCGAAGCCCTGGGCGAGCGCGCGCCGGCGCGGGTGTTCACGCCGCTGGTCGGCATCGATCTGGCCGCCAGCGCCGCGGCTTCCACCGAGCTGCCGCTCACGCCCGGATTCGAACATGCGGTGCTGTGTCTGCAAGGCGAGATCGAGGTCGAAGGCGAACGCATCGAAGCCGACACCCTGCTGTACCTGGGCCTGGGCCGCGACACATTGCGATTGCGCTGCGACGGCGCGGCGCGGTTGTTGCTGATCGGCGGCGAGCCGCTGGAAGAGGACTTGCTGATGTGGTGGAACTTCGTCGCGCGCACGCCCGAGGAAGTGTTGCAGGCCAGCGAGGACTGGAATGCCGGCCGTTACTTCGGCGACGTGCCCGGCACCACGCTGGAACGTATTCCCGCGCCGGTGCCCGCCAACCTCAATCTCAAGGCGCAACGCTGA
- a CDS encoding OsmC family protein, which translates to MKAISTARVCSEGPQYRHRIRTGEHDLIADEPVAAGGQDAGPAPYDYLLAGLGACTAITLRMYAEKKGWELGELRVELTLLKNREGDTRIERVLHSDAGLSEEQWQRLLEVAGKTPVTRTLQEGATIDTRRGDEAPAA; encoded by the coding sequence ATGAAAGCCATCTCGACCGCGCGGGTTTGCTCCGAAGGCCCGCAGTATCGTCATCGCATCCGAACCGGCGAGCACGATCTCATCGCCGACGAGCCGGTCGCCGCGGGTGGCCAGGATGCTGGCCCGGCGCCCTACGATTATCTGCTCGCCGGGCTGGGCGCGTGCACCGCGATCACCTTGCGCATGTATGCCGAGAAGAAAGGCTGGGAACTGGGTGAACTGCGGGTCGAGTTGACCTTGCTGAAAAATCGCGAAGGCGATACCCGGATCGAACGCGTCCTGCACAGCGATGCCGGCTTGAGCGAGGAGCAATGGCAGCGCTTGCTCGAGGTGGCGGGCAAGACGCCGGTGACGCGGACCTTGCAGGAGGGCGCGACGATCGACACGCGCCGTGGCGATGAGGCGCCGGCGGCTTAA
- a CDS encoding PepSY domain-containing protein has product MKPIMLALALAIGVPTVAAAQEPQAQTSLTEHQIRTRLAEQGYTKVNDLDFDEGVWKADARSADGNRVQVLLDPRTGNVYANEQVTQLSERDVRAALSSAGYTDIHDVDYDEGIWNAKAEDTGGRDVKLKLDPRNGKIFGIEKN; this is encoded by the coding sequence ATGAAACCGATCATGCTGGCACTGGCCTTGGCCATCGGCGTACCGACCGTCGCCGCGGCGCAGGAACCGCAGGCCCAGACTTCGCTGACCGAGCATCAGATCCGCACCCGCCTGGCCGAGCAGGGCTATACCAAGGTCAACGATCTGGATTTTGACGAAGGCGTGTGGAAGGCCGATGCGCGCAGCGCCGACGGCAATCGGGTGCAGGTGCTGCTGGACCCGCGCACCGGCAACGTATACGCCAACGAACAAGTCACCCAGTTGAGCGAGCGCGACGTGCGCGCCGCGCTGTCGAGCGCCGGGTACACCGACATCCATGACGTCGATTACGACGAGGGCATCTGGAACGCCAAGGCCGAGGACACCGGCGGCCGCGACGTGAAGCTCAAGCTCGATCCGCGCAACGGCAAGATCTTCGGTATCGAGAAGAACTGA
- a CDS encoding ATP-grasp domain-containing protein, which produces MFQIAYIESRGNGPLGDEETRVVGELQRRGVAMKFFTRKQIDRRSLPLDERSFVMGAMPAMLGAIKQLGIEVPPPNDYPRVLRDLLRREVWQSTLGEIEQRIWDDRQQPVFVKPAERIKTFTGRVFESNADLYFLGSASRRQKVWCSQVVKWRSEFRAYVIGTQVVALDPYDGDAQLVPCARTIAEAVRAFRDSGEAPAAYAIDFGVLADGRTALIEVNDGYALGAYRIAAAPYTDLLLARWAELLAGRRVPAREAALPAG; this is translated from the coding sequence ATGTTCCAGATCGCCTATATCGAGAGCCGGGGCAACGGCCCCCTGGGCGACGAGGAGACGCGCGTCGTCGGCGAACTGCAGCGACGCGGCGTCGCCATGAAGTTTTTTACCCGCAAGCAGATCGACCGGCGCAGCCTGCCGCTGGACGAACGCAGTTTCGTGATGGGCGCGATGCCGGCGATGCTCGGCGCGATCAAGCAACTGGGCATCGAGGTGCCGCCGCCCAACGATTATCCGCGGGTGCTGCGCGATCTGCTGCGTCGCGAGGTCTGGCAATCCACCCTGGGCGAGATCGAACAACGCATCTGGGACGACCGGCAGCAGCCGGTGTTCGTCAAGCCGGCCGAGCGGATCAAAACTTTCACCGGCCGGGTCTTCGAAAGCAATGCCGATCTTTACTTCCTGGGTTCCGCGTCGCGCCGGCAGAAGGTGTGGTGCTCGCAGGTCGTGAAGTGGCGCTCGGAGTTCCGCGCCTATGTGATCGGTACCCAGGTGGTCGCGCTGGATCCCTACGACGGCGACGCGCAGCTCGTGCCTTGCGCCCGGACCATCGCCGAGGCGGTGCGGGCCTTTCGCGACAGCGGCGAGGCGCCGGCGGCGTACGCGATCGATTTCGGTGTGCTGGCCGACGGCCGGACCGCCCTGATCGAGGTCAACGACGGCTATGCGCTCGGGGCGTACCGGATCGCCGCCGCGCCGTATACCGATCTGTTGCTGGCGCGCTGGGCCGAACTGCTGGCCGGGCGCCGGGTGCCGGCACGTGAAGCGGCGCTTCCGGCCGGTTGA
- a CDS encoding VOC family protein — protein sequence MTTHSQLFVNLSVKSLPRAVEFYTQLGYSFNPKFTDENATCMILGENIFVMLLVEPFFQSFTKKTLVDASKQVESLIAVSLPGRAEVDALADKAAAAGATMHEPKDYGFMYQRSYDDLDGHTWEVFYMDPDADPSAAQQ from the coding sequence ATGACCACCCACTCGCAACTGTTCGTCAATCTGTCCGTCAAGAGCCTGCCGCGCGCGGTCGAGTTCTACACCCAGCTCGGTTACAGCTTCAATCCAAAATTCACCGACGAAAACGCGACCTGCATGATCCTCGGCGAGAACATCTTCGTGATGCTGCTGGTCGAGCCGTTCTTCCAGTCGTTCACCAAGAAGACCCTGGTCGACGCGAGCAAGCAGGTGGAATCGCTGATCGCGGTCAGCCTGCCCGGCCGCGCCGAGGTCGATGCGCTGGCCGACAAGGCCGCCGCGGCCGGCGCGACGATGCATGAGCCGAAGGACTACGGTTTCATGTACCAGCGCTCCTACGACGATCTGGACGGCCACACCTGGGAAGTGTTCTACATGGACCCGGACGCGGACCCGAGCGCTGCGCAGCAGTAA
- a CDS encoding DUF3016 domain-containing protein has protein sequence MNLRTAFAIALSVAVLAAADVGAASRTVTDPAAPRSLPDQGPVSVRWEDPTNFTEIRHSRNRFDARRGNWVEQLAQHLRTRAQKQLPEGQTLQVDITDIKRAGDYEPWHGPQFDDTRFIRDIYPPRIVLNFKRTDANGQTVEEGQRTLRDMSFLMGPRTGSDSDPLRYEKRLIDDWLYQEFKSPSA, from the coding sequence ATGAACCTGCGGACCGCATTCGCCATCGCCCTGTCGGTCGCCGTGCTGGCGGCCGCGGACGTCGGCGCCGCTTCGCGCACCGTCACCGATCCCGCCGCGCCGCGCAGCCTGCCCGACCAGGGCCCGGTCAGCGTGCGCTGGGAAGACCCGACGAACTTCACCGAGATCCGGCACAGCCGCAACCGCTTCGACGCGCGCCGCGGCAACTGGGTCGAACAACTCGCCCAGCATCTGCGCACCCGCGCGCAGAAACAGCTGCCCGAAGGCCAGACCCTGCAGGTCGACATCACCGACATCAAGCGGGCCGGCGATTACGAGCCCTGGCACGGGCCGCAGTTCGACGACACCCGTTTCATCCGCGACATCTACCCGCCGCGGATCGTGTTGAACTTCAAGCGCACCGACGCCAACGGCCAGACCGTCGAGGAAGGCCAGCGCACCCTGCGCGACATGAGCTTCCTGATGGGCCCGCGCACCGGCAGCGACAGCGATCCGTTGCGCTACGAGAAGCGCCTGATCGACGACTGGCTGTATCAGGAATTCAAGAGTCCGAGCGCGTAA
- a CDS encoding excalibur calcium-binding domain-containing protein, which produces MASVRIGWLALVGLCCATQAGAHGGGLNAEGCHHDRKRGGYHCHRGPAAGAASLMPDAAPRPRRPQSAQGLAPSALAAGSGPAYYRNCSAARAAGAAPVRRGDPGYGPHLDRDGDGKGCE; this is translated from the coding sequence ATGGCATCGGTACGGATCGGATGGCTCGCGTTGGTCGGGCTGTGTTGCGCGACGCAGGCCGGCGCCCACGGCGGCGGTCTCAACGCCGAAGGCTGCCATCACGATCGCAAGCGCGGCGGCTATCACTGCCATCGCGGCCCGGCCGCCGGCGCGGCGTCGCTGATGCCCGACGCGGCGCCGCGGCCGCGTCGGCCACAGTCAGCGCAAGGCCTGGCGCCATCGGCGCTGGCGGCCGGATCCGGCCCCGCCTACTACCGCAACTGCAGCGCCGCGCGCGCGGCCGGCGCGGCCCCGGTGCGGCGCGGCGACCCGGGCTACGGCCCGCATCTGGACCGCGACGGCGACGGCAAGGGCTGCGAATGA
- a CDS encoding beta-propeller domain-containing protein has protein sequence MKLPHLTCWLLLALAASLGAYPASAAAAAKTNTKTLRPFASEREFRAFVATLRRSQPVHEAPPPSPVASMPAPMLSPPASAKADSTTLDRIQVTGSRVSAPADESITNVQTLGVDEGDIVKKQGDYLIVLRRGRLFTVRIGGDRLQPVSSIDAFAPNSDPNQTWYDEMLVSRDTVVVIGYSYDRGGTEVGVFDLNAQGQLKYRATYQLRSNDYYSASNYASRLIGRTLIFYSPLALRPGSDLAQSMPALRHWRRGATPADFKRILPATRIYRSAAPVDHDDFLTLHTVASCDLDAQPMRCTATAVLGPASRSFYVSSDSVYVWTSSWRPKPGTPNAAIVRIPLDGAAPTGLRASGSPWDQMSFLQRDGWLNVLVGSQSDGEGMWSSRSNAGELALLRVRLDSFGDGRAVAARKAYRVLPELNGEDADLHARFIGDWLVYGAGDNWSDKAPPLRAYALRYADTAAVTTLALKHQVERVDALGDDAVLVGGNDDDDHLYFSSVRLDRGARIADTYVQRDARQGDERTHGFFYRAQDEDRGILGLPVLSEDNSDREQASVLFLRNQRLTLSALGQLSSKGDPNVDDGCKVSCVDWYGNARPIFIGDRVFALLGYELVEGREDGDRIRERRRTDFSPRAKVSP, from the coding sequence ATGAAACTGCCGCACCTGACCTGTTGGCTGTTGCTCGCCCTCGCCGCGTCGCTCGGCGCGTATCCGGCGTCAGCCGCGGCCGCCGCCAAGACCAACACCAAGACCTTGCGCCCGTTCGCCAGCGAGCGCGAATTCCGCGCGTTCGTCGCGACCCTGCGGCGCAGCCAACCGGTCCACGAAGCGCCGCCACCGTCCCCGGTCGCGTCGATGCCGGCGCCCATGCTGTCGCCGCCCGCGTCGGCGAAGGCCGACTCGACCACGCTCGATCGCATTCAGGTCACCGGCTCGCGCGTCAGCGCCCCGGCCGACGAATCGATCACCAACGTCCAGACCCTGGGCGTCGACGAAGGCGACATCGTCAAGAAACAAGGCGACTACCTGATCGTGCTGCGCCGCGGCCGCCTGTTCACCGTGCGCATCGGCGGCGACCGCCTGCAGCCGGTGTCGTCGATCGACGCCTTCGCGCCGAACTCGGACCCGAACCAGACCTGGTACGACGAAATGCTGGTCTCGCGCGACACCGTGGTGGTGATCGGCTACAGCTACGACCGCGGCGGCACCGAGGTCGGCGTGTTCGATCTGAACGCGCAAGGCCAGTTGAAATACCGCGCCACCTATCAGCTGCGCAGCAACGACTATTACTCGGCCAGCAACTACGCCAGCCGTCTGATCGGCCGCACCCTGATCTTCTATTCGCCGCTGGCCTTGCGCCCAGGCAGCGACCTCGCCCAGTCGATGCCGGCCCTGCGCCATTGGCGCCGCGGCGCCACCCCGGCCGACTTCAAGCGCATCCTGCCGGCGACCCGCATCTACCGCAGCGCCGCGCCGGTCGACCACGACGACTTTCTCACCCTGCACACCGTCGCCTCGTGCGATCTCGACGCCCAGCCGATGCGCTGCACCGCCACCGCGGTGCTCGGACCGGCGAGCCGCAGCTTTTATGTCTCGTCCGATTCGGTCTATGTCTGGACCTCGAGCTGGAGGCCGAAACCCGGCACGCCCAACGCCGCGATCGTGCGCATTCCGCTCGACGGCGCCGCGCCGACCGGCCTGCGCGCGAGCGGTTCGCCCTGGGACCAGATGTCGTTCCTGCAACGCGACGGCTGGCTCAACGTGCTGGTCGGCTCGCAAAGCGACGGCGAAGGCATGTGGTCTTCGCGCAGCAACGCCGGCGAACTGGCGCTGCTGCGGGTCAGGCTGGACAGCTTCGGCGACGGCCGCGCGGTCGCCGCGCGCAAGGCTTACCGCGTGTTGCCCGAGCTCAATGGCGAAGACGCCGATCTGCACGCGCGCTTCATCGGCGACTGGCTGGTGTATGGCGCCGGCGACAACTGGAGCGACAAAGCCCCGCCGTTGCGCGCCTATGCCCTGCGCTATGCCGATACCGCTGCGGTCACCACGCTGGCATTGAAGCACCAGGTCGAACGCGTCGACGCGCTCGGCGACGACGCGGTGCTGGTCGGCGGCAACGACGACGACGACCATCTGTACTTCAGCAGCGTCCGCCTCGACCGCGGCGCGCGCATCGCCGACACCTACGTGCAGCGCGACGCCCGCCAAGGCGACGAGCGCACCCACGGCTTTTTCTATCGCGCCCAGGACGAGGATCGCGGCATTCTCGGCCTGCCCGTGCTCAGCGAAGACAACAGCGACCGCGAGCAGGCCAGCGTGCTGTTCCTGCGCAACCAGCGACTCACGTTGAGCGCGCTGGGCCAACTGAGTTCGAAGGGCGACCCGAACGTCGACGACGGCTGCAAGGTCAGCTGCGTGGACTGGTACGGCAACGCGCGGCCGATCTTCATCGGCGATCGCGTGTTCGCCCTGCTCGGCTACGAACTGGTCGAAGGCCGCGAGGACGGCGACCGCATCCGCGAACGACGCAGGACCGACTTCTCCCCGCGCGCCAAAGTCTCGCCCTGA